A region of the Verrucomicrobiia bacterium genome:
GTTCGCCACTCCGGCATCCATGGCGACGGCGCCTTTGCACGGTGCGCCGTCCCTGCCGGCACGTTGATCGCTGAGTACACCGGCGAGCGCATCTCCAAGGCCGAATCCGCCACTCGTTGCGAGGGCGGCAACCCCTTCATCTTCACCCTCGACGACACGTGGGACCTGGACGGCAGCGTTCCTGCCAATCCGGCGCGGTTCCTCAATCACAGTTGCGATCCGAACTGCGAGGCACAGATGGACGACGATCTGCGCATCTGGATCCATGCGCGGCGCGACATCGCGCCCGGCGAGGAACTCACCTTCAACTACGGCTACGATCTCGCCGAATGGCGTGACTACCCCTGCCGCTGTGGAGCCCCCCAGTGCCTCGGCTACATTGTCGCCGAGGAATTCCACGACCAACTTCGTCGCCTCCTCGCCGAAATCCAACAGCCCCCAACCCGACCCGCCTGATTCCTTCCCGCGCACCGCCTTCAAACCTCAGGGCTCAGGCTTCAAACGGGCCAGCGTCTCCCGCACGTGCGCCACGATCCGCGCCACGGCCTCCTCCCGCTTCACCGCCTCCATCGCTCCGCCACGCGGCTTCAACTCGATTTCCCCCTTGGCCAGGGACTTCTCCCCGATGCCCACCCGCAACGGGATCCCGATCAGGTCCGCGTCCTTGAACTTCACGCCAGGCCGTTCGTCCCGGTCATCCAGCAACACCTCGATCCCGGCCGCGGTCAGGTCCCGGTACAATTCCTCGGCCACCGTCATGGTGATGCTCCCCGCAGCGCCCAGCGGCGTCAGAAGCACCTCGTACGGCGCGACGCTCATGGGCCACACGATCCCGTCGCGATCGTGCGACTGCTCGATGATGGCTTGAAGAGTCCGTGTGACGCCGATCCCGTAGCATCCCATGACCGTCGGCTGACGCCTCCCCTCGGCGTCGAGGAACGACGATTCCAGCGCCTCGCTGTACCGGGTCCCCAGCTTGAACACATGGCCCACTTCGATCGCCCGCTGGAGCTTCAGCGGCTGCCCCGTCCGCACGCACGCCTCCCCGGCACGCACGGTGCGCAAATCCGCCCAGACGTCCACCCGGAGATCCCGTTCCACATCCACGTGGCGCAGGTGGAAACCATCCTCGTTCGCCCCCGTGGTCATGCCGCAGGCGCCGCGCAACTGCTCGTCCGCCAACACCCGTGGCTGCGACCGTGTCAGGGTGGATGTCACCGCCCCCAGGCTTCCCGGATGCGCCCCCAGCGCCGCGTGGATCTCGTCCGAGGTGGCCGGACGGAACACCGTGGTTCCCAAGGCCCCGGCCAGCTTCGCCTCGTTCAAGGTGTCGTCACCACGGACCAGCACCAGCACCGGCGCACCCTGCGCCACATGGACCAGTGTCTTGATCTGGGCGTGCGCCTCGACGTGGTAGGGGGCTGCCGTCAATCCCTCGATGGTCACCACCCCGGGCGTCGCGAACTGTTCCGTTGCGGTCCCGGTCGAAGCGGTCGGCGTCGGCAGGGCCGGGCCGCGGCTGACGGCCTTCTCGAGGTTGGCCGCGTACTCCCCCGATTCGCAGTACACCACCTCATTCTCGCCCGTCTCGGCCGGGACCATGAACTCGTGCGAGTAGTTCCCCCCGATCACGCCGGTGTCCGCCTCCACCGCCACGGCCCGGAGACCGCAGCGTGCAAAGATCCGGGTGTAGGCCTCATACATCCGCCGGTAACTGGCCATCGCCGCCTCGTCGCTCACATCGAACGAGTAGGCATCCTTCATGATGAACTCCTTCGCCCGCATGAGCCCGAAGCGGGGCCGGATCTCGTCCCGGAACTTCACGCTGATCTGGTAGAAGTTCAGCGGCAGTTGCCGGTAGGAATTCACCTCCCCCGCCGCCAAGGTGGTGATCACCTCCTCGGCTGTGGGGCTGAGCACCCATTCCTTCTGCGCCCGGTCCCGCGCCTTGTACAGGACATCGCCAGCGGTCTCGTACCGGCCCGAGCGCTGCCACAATTCTGGCGGCTGCAGGGCGGGCATCAGCACTTCGAGCGCTCCGGCCCGGTCCATCTCCTCCCGCACCAGGCCCTCGATCTTGCGCAGCACCCGCAGGCCCAACGGGCAGAAGGTGTAGAGCCCCCCGGTCACCTTGCGGCACAACCCCGCCCGCAGCAGCAGCCGGTGCGACGGAATCTCCGCGTCCGCCGGCGCCTCCTTGAGGGTGGGAATCAACGACTGTGTCCAACGCATAGGCGGTCCTTGACCTCACTTCACCATGTTCACCAGCGGAGCGAGGTTCTGGATCCGCACCTCGAGCCGGTCCCCGCTTTGGATCGGCCCCACGCCGCTCGGAGTCCCCGTCAGAATCACGTCCCCGGGCAGCAGTGTCATGTTGGTCGAGATGAAACTCACGAGATCGTAGGAATTGAAGATGAGCTGGCTGGTGTTCGAGTTCTGCCGCAGCTGGCCGTTCTGGAAGAGCTGGATGGAAAGATCGTGCGGGTCGATCTTGGTCTCGATGTACGGTCCCAGCGGCGTGAACGTGTCGAACGACTTCGCCCGCGCCCACTGGCTCTCCGCGTTTTGAATGGTCCGGTCGCTCACATCCTGCGCCGCCGTGTACCCGAAAATGTACCGGGCCGCCGCCGCCGGCGTCACATTCCGCACCCGCCGCCCGATCACCACCGCCAGTTCCGCCTCGAAATCCACCCGGTGGGTCGCAAACGGAATCTCAATCTTGGCACCGTCCGGGATCAGCGAGGTCGGCGCCTTGAACCAGAACAGCGGCTCCTTCGGCAGTTCCTTCCCCGATTCCCGCGCATGGTCCGCGTAGTTCAATCCCACCGCGATCACCTTGGAAGGGGCCACCGGCGTCAGCAGCTTCAACCCCTTCGCCGGGGTCGCCTTCTTCTCGAACGACGGCGAGCCGAACACGTCGCCCTTGAGCTTGAAAAGCTCGCCGTCCACCACCTTGGCGTAGAAGATTTCTTCCCCCCGCTGAAACCGTCCGATGGCAGCCATGCGGCGCGTGAAGTATCAGAAAGCGAGGGGGTTTCGCAAGGCAAAAGCCGGTCCGGGCCATACACCCCTCCCCCTGTCAACGCCAATCTTCACCCGGCACCCCCCTTCCGCCCCTCCCCGAATCGTCCTTGGAAGGGACCCTTTCCACGCCTGCCCGGCCCGTCGCGACCCGCCCCGCCGATTCACGCTCCACCCCGCGCCGCATCGTCCCCCGGCCACGCCCCCACCGCCCCTTTTCCCGGCGCCTTCGCAATCGGCTCCGTCGTCGGATCGCTCAACGCCAGCAGCACGCGCTCGGCCCGGTCCGTTCCCGCACCCTCCAGGTGCCGCATCGCCTCCCGGAAGGCGTGCCAGCGGAAATCCGCCTCCCCCGGCGCCCGCTCCACCCGGTCGAGAAAAGCCGCGATTTCGATCAGTTTGCACCGCGCATCCATGAAGTAGAGGTCCAGCATCTCCGCCCGGTTGAGCCGCGTGATCATGACCCCCGGAGCCTACCGAAACGGAGCCCGCGCTCAATCCCGCGCAACCCCAGGGTTCGACTGGCCGTAACCGTCCCGCTCCCGCATCGTCCTCCACGGGAGTTCGTCGTTCATGCGCACCCTCTACAACCTGGTCTTCGTGCTCGGCTTCCTCCTGAGCGCCCCGTTCTATTTCTTTCGCCTCTGGCGCCGGGGCGGATGGGCGGACGGATTCCGGGAACGCTTCGGAGCCTACTCGTCCCGCACCAAGCAGGCCCTCACCAACCGCCGCGTCGTCTGGCTCCATGGAGTCAGTGTCGGCGAGGCCAACCTCGCAATCCTCCTCGTCCAGGCCCTCGAACGCCAGTGGCCCCACCTCAAGTTCGTCGTCTCCACCACCACCACCACCGGCATGGGCGAACTCCGTCGCAAACTCCCCGCCACCGTCGAGAAAGTCTACTACCCCATCGACCGACGGCCCTGGGTCCGACGCGCCTTCGCCATCCTCCACCCGTCCGCCGTCGTTCTCATCGAGGCCGAACTCTGGCCCAACTTCCTCTGGCACGCCCGACGCCGGAACGTCCCCGTCGCCCTCGTCAACGCCCGCATCTCCGACCGTTCGTTCCCCCGCTACCGCCGGTTCGGATTCCTCTTCCGCGACCTCTTCCGCGGCCTCGCCGCCGTCACCACCCAGAGCCCACGCGACGCCTCCCGACTCGTCCAGCTCGGCTGCCGTTCCGAATCCGTCCACCCCGTCGGCAGCCTCAAGTTCGAACCGCCCCCGGCCACCCAGTCCCGCCCGGTCGATGTCCCCCGCATCCTCCGCCACGCCGGCGCCCCCGAAGGCGCCCCCATCCTGCTCGCTGGCAGCACCCACGAAGGCGAGGAGGCCCTCCTGGCCGGGATCTTCCGCCGTCTGCGAACCCGCCATCCCACCCTCTACCTTGTCCTCGTCCCCCGCCACTTCGAGCGGAGCCGCTCCATCGGCGGCCAGCTCGACCGCCGCGGCGTCCGCTACATGGTCCGCAGCGAAATCACCTTCACCGATGCCCCCAAGCCCGGCAGCGCCGACTGCCTCCTCGTCAACAGCACCGGCGAACTCGCCCAGTTCTATCCCCACGCCACCGTCGTCTTCATCGGCAAGAGCCTGATCGGCCGCGGTGGACAAAACCCCATCGAACCCGCCGCCGCCGGACGCCCCATCGTCTGCGGCCCGCACATGGGCAATTTCCCGGACATCCTCCCCCGCTTCCTCGAGGCCGAAGCCATCCGACAGGTCCCCGACCCCGCCGGGCTCGAACAAACCCTCGACGAACTCCTCTCCGATGCCACGGCCCGCGAAACCCTCGGCCGCCGCGCCCGCGAAGTCGTCTCCGCCAACCGCGGCGCCCTCGACCGCACCCTCGCCATGATCGGCCGCATCCTCGAGGAAAAGGGCCTGTCCGATTACGCCGCCACCTCGCTGCCCGGGCGTTGAAAGGCGAATCGGGAATCGCGAATCGTTGGGAATTCCGTGCATCCCGGAGTTGTGGGTAGTGGCGCGAACTTCGCGAAGCGTCGCCTCGGAGGGCCGGGTTCCACGAGGCCGCCACGGTGCGGAGCGTTGGGTTGAGGACTCGCGGAGCTCGTCCCTCCGATTCGCTGCCTCCTCACCCACAACTCTGGGATGCACCGTCGGGAATCCGCCCTTCGCCATTCCCAATCCGCTGCTTCAACCGCATCACTTTTTGATTACGAGCCCCCGGGCAACTCCCCCATAGTGCGGCCCCGTTCAACATGAAGAAGAAGTCCGTCCGCCGCCCGAAGTCCCTCGAACGCGCCTGGTCCTCGATCGTCCTCGACGGCATCGAGCGGGCCCCGAGCCGCGGCATGCTCTACGGCACCGGCTACCAGCGCGAGGACTTCAAGAAATCCCAGATCGGCGTCGCCTCCACCTGGAGCATGGTCACCCCGTGCAACATGCACATCGACCAGCTCGCCGTGAGCGTCGCCCAGGGAATCAATGAGGCCGGCGGCAAGGCGGTGGTCTTCAATACCATCACCATCTCGGACGGCATCTCCATGGGCACCGAGGGGATGAAGTACTCCATGGTCTCCCGCGAGGTCATCGCCGATTCCATCGAGACCGTCGTCGGTTGCCAGGGCTTCGATGGCTTCGTCACGCTCGGAGGCTGCGACAAGAACATGCCCGGCTGCGTCATGGCCATGGCCCGTCTCAACCGGCCCTCGGTCTTCGTGTACGGCGGCACGATCCTCCCGGGCAGACACCAGGGCGAGGATGTGGACATCGTCAGCATCTTCGAGGCGGTCGGCCGCAACGCCGCCGGCGTGTACGGTCCCAAGGAGGTCGAATCCATCGCCGAAACCGCCATCCCGGGCGCGGGCGCCTGCGGCGGCATGTACACCGCCAACACCATGGCCAGCGCCATCGAGGCCCTCGGACTCAGCCTTCCCAATTCCTCCGCCCAGGCCGCCCTCTCCGATGACAAGACCCGCGACTGCGAACGCGCCGGCGCCGCCGTCCTGAGTCTCCTCCGCCGTGGCATCCGCCCCAGCGATATCCTCTCCCGCGAGGCCTTCGAAAACGCCATGACCCTCGTCATCGCCCTCGGTGGCTCCACCAACGCGGTCCTCCACCTCATCGCCGCCGCCCATACCGCCGGCGTCAAGCTCACCCTCGATGACTGGACCCGCGTCGGACGCCGCGTCCCCGTCCTCGCCGACCTCAAACCCTCCGGCCGCTATGTCATGGCCCGCCTCGTCGAGATCGGCGGCACCGTGCCCCTGATGAAGATGCTCCTCGACGAGAAGCTCCTGCACGGCGACTGCCTGACGGTCACCGGCAAGACCATGCGCGAGAATCTCCGCGGCGCGCCGCGGTATCCCAAGGGACAGGACATCATCCGTTCCTTCGACCAGCCCATCAAACCCACCAGCCACCTCGTCATCTTCCGCGGCAACCTCTGCCCCGGCGGCGCCGTGGGGAAGATCAGCGGCAAGGAAGGACTCCGCTTCGAAGGCCGGGCCATCGTCTTCGAACGCGAGGAGGACGCCCTCCGCGGCATCCTCGACGGCAAGGTCCGCAAGGGCCACGTCATCATCATCCGCGGCGAAGGACCCCGGGGCGGTCCCGGCATGCGCGAGATGCTCTCGCCCACCGGCGCCATCATGGGCAAGGGCCTCGGCAAGGACGTCGCCCTCATCACTGACGGCCGGTTCAGCGGCGGCTCCCACGGCTTCGTCATCGGCCACGTCACCCCCGAGGCCTTCGACGGCGGCCCGATCGCCGTGGTCCGGAAGGGCGACCCGATCACCATCGACGCCGAGTCCCGCGAGATCACCCTTGGAATCCCCGCCCGCGATCTCAAGGCCCGCCTCGCCCGCTGGAAGCAGCCGCGTCCCCGCTACACCCGGGGCGTCCTCGCCAAGTACGCCGCCCTGGTCAGTTCGGCCAGCGAAGGCGCGGTGACCGACGGCCGCCTCTGAACACTCCCCGAACACTCCCTGAACACTCCCCTCCGGAGGGCCGGGTTCCACAAGACCGGCGAACACCGGCTCCATCTCCTGAGGACTTGCGGACCTCGGCCCTCCGAACCGCCGTCGCCCCCTCTCGGCCGCCGTTCGGACGTACTTCGGACCCTACTTTGGGGCCTTGGTCGATCGCTCCAGTTTCTCGATCATCCGGCGCAGCTTCCGGAGCGCCACCGCCTCGATCTGCCGGATCCGCTCCCGGGTCACCCCGTACTGAACCCCGATTTCCTCAAGAGTCTTTCCTTCGCCCCCGTCGTAGCCGAACCGCTGGCGCAGGATGCTCTGCTCCCGCACATCCAGGGTGACGATCATCTTCTCCAGCATCTCGCGAACCGTCTTGTCCTCCAGTTCCCGGTACGGCGTGGCCTGCTTCTCGTCGGCCACGATGTCCCGCAACGCATTGGCCTCGTCGTCGCCGATCGGGGCATCCAGTTGCGCCGGGCGGATCGCCGCCGAACGCCACTGCGCCACCCGCGCCGCCGTGATCCCCATTTCCTCCCCGAGTTCTTCATCGGTCGGTTCCCGTCCGAAAAGATCCTCCAATTGCGCGGACACCCGCCGCATCCGGGCAATCTTGTCCACCAGGTGCACCGGCAGCCGGATGGTCTTCCCCTGGTTGGCCAGGGCCCGCTTGATCGCCTGCTTGATCCACCACGCCGCGTAGGTCGAAAGCTTCCCGCCCTTGGCGGGATCGAACCGCTCGACCGCCTTCATCAACCCGATGTTCCCCTCGTTGATCAGGTCCAGAAGCGGAAGCCCGTACCGCTCGTAATCGTGGGCGATCTTCACCACCAGCCGCAGGTTCGCCTTGATCATGTGGTCCCGCGCCTTGCGATCCCCCGCCTTGATCCGCGCCGCCAGTTCGATCTCCTCCGCCGGGGTCAGCAATGCCACCTCACCAATCTCCCTCAGGTAAAGCCGGTACGCCGTGTCCCCATCGTAGCTGTCCCGCCGCCCCGCGGACACCGCCTTCCTCGGCGCCGCTGGCGTCCCGTTCCCGCCGTCGTCGCCGTCCGCCGTCGCGCCCTGGATCGACGCACGTTCCGTCTCCTTCCCTGATCCCACCGCGGCCGTCTCCCTGCCCCGGCGCGTCGCGTCCCGGCTGGGACGCTTCCCCGAACCAGACTGCTTCGGGACTTCAACGGGACGATCCGCCGCGTGTCGCGGACCCCTGGGACTTGGCGATTTCATGAGTAAGCACCGGGTACACCGGGACTGTATGCAAGTTGCGGTGCCCCCGTCCATCGCCGCGAAATCGAAAGCCCCCACCGGGGCGCATCTCCATGTTGTCGGAGATTCGATCGGTCGAGGGATACGACGAGGGGACCGTCGGGATCGGGATCGGGATCGGCATCGGGATCGGCATCGGAATCGGAATCGATCCGGAACGAACTCCGGCCGTGCGCGAACCTTCCGGGCTCCTGTCGATACCGATTCCGAGTGCGACCCCGACACGGTCTTTGCCATCATCCCCAAGGATGGTCGTCCGTTGTGTTCGCGTGCTCCAGGCCGACAGAAAGTCCGGATCGGTTCGACCGGTGGCGATCCATGGAAACAACCCCCGTGTGCAAAGTCCGCGCAAATGCCATTGAAGACACCGGAACTGGCGTGCCCTAATCCAGCCGCCTTCCGTTTTCCGGAACCGGATGGCCCGGAACACCAGGAGGTGTCCGGCATCCCTCGGGACATTCGACCGTCCCCACGGATCCGGACAGGAACGAATCGAGATATGGATGCGTTACTTCAAGGAAGCGACTCCTGGTGGTACACCTGGGTTGTCATACCGATCGCGATCATGCTGGCACGCATGGCGGATCAGTCACTGGGAACTCTACGCGTGGTCTTTGTTGCCAAGGGCAACAAGTATCTCGCACCCCTGGTCGGGTTCTTCGAGTCCATCATCTGGCTGCTCGCCGTGAGCCAGATTCTCAAACATATCGACAATCCCGTCTGCACGATCGCCTACGGCACGGGGTTTGCCCTGGGCAATTATCTCGGAATGACTTTGGAGGAAAAAATCTCCATCGGGCGGGTGATTGTCCGCGTTGTCTGCACCCGGAATGCGGAACCGCTCATTGCCGCTCTTCGCGAGCGCGAATTCGGGCTGACCGTGGTGGACGGCAGCGGCAGCAAGGGATCGGTGAAAATGCTGTTCTCCGTCATTGATCGCAGCGACCTCAACGACCTGGTCGCCCTGATCAACCGGTGGAATCCGAACGCCTTCTACTCCGTCGAGGAGGTGAAGGTCGCCCGGGAGGGCGTGTTCCGACCCGGTGCCGGTCGATTGGCCATGCTCGGACTTGGACTGAGAAAGATGAAATAGACGCGAACCTCCCGGTGCCGCTCCGGCGCCCACCGCCCGGTCTCGATCTTCGGTTCGCCCGGAATGCGTGGTCCGGGCCGAGACCACCCGGGCAATCCGCCCCG
Encoded here:
- a CDS encoding SET domain-containing protein-lysine N-methyltransferase, which translates into the protein MDPLLSATEPDTTGTINAYFLVRHSGIHGDGAFARCAVPAGTLIAEYTGERISKAESATRCEGGNPFIFTLDDTWDLDGSVPANPARFLNHSCDPNCEAQMDDDLRIWIHARRDIAPGEELTFNYGYDLAEWRDYPCRCGAPQCLGYIVAEEFHDQLRRLLAEIQQPPTRPA
- a CDS encoding proline--tRNA ligase; translation: MRWTQSLIPTLKEAPADAEIPSHRLLLRAGLCRKVTGGLYTFCPLGLRVLRKIEGLVREEMDRAGALEVLMPALQPPELWQRSGRYETAGDVLYKARDRAQKEWVLSPTAEEVITTLAAGEVNSYRQLPLNFYQISVKFRDEIRPRFGLMRAKEFIMKDAYSFDVSDEAAMASYRRMYEAYTRIFARCGLRAVAVEADTGVIGGNYSHEFMVPAETGENEVVYCESGEYAANLEKAVSRGPALPTPTASTGTATEQFATPGVVTIEGLTAAPYHVEAHAQIKTLVHVAQGAPVLVLVRGDDTLNEAKLAGALGTTVFRPATSDEIHAALGAHPGSLGAVTSTLTRSQPRVLADEQLRGACGMTTGANEDGFHLRHVDVERDLRVDVWADLRTVRAGEACVRTGQPLKLQRAIEVGHVFKLGTRYSEALESSFLDAEGRRQPTVMGCYGIGVTRTLQAIIEQSHDRDGIVWPMSVAPYEVLLTPLGAAGSITMTVAEELYRDLTAAGIEVLLDDRDERPGVKFKDADLIGIPLRVGIGEKSLAKGEIELKPRGGAMEAVKREEAVARIVAHVRETLARLKPEP
- a CDS encoding fumarylacetoacetate hydrolase family protein, which gives rise to MAAIGRFQRGEEIFYAKVVDGELFKLKGDVFGSPSFEKKATPAKGLKLLTPVAPSKVIAVGLNYADHARESGKELPKEPLFWFKAPTSLIPDGAKIEIPFATHRVDFEAELAVVIGRRVRNVTPAAAARYIFGYTAAQDVSDRTIQNAESQWARAKSFDTFTPLGPYIETKIDPHDLSIQLFQNGQLRQNSNTSQLIFNSYDLVSFISTNMTLLPGDVILTGTPSGVGPIQSGDRLEVRIQNLAPLVNMVK
- a CDS encoding 3-deoxy-D-manno-octulosonic acid transferase, producing MRTLYNLVFVLGFLLSAPFYFFRLWRRGGWADGFRERFGAYSSRTKQALTNRRVVWLHGVSVGEANLAILLVQALERQWPHLKFVVSTTTTTGMGELRRKLPATVEKVYYPIDRRPWVRRAFAILHPSAVVLIEAELWPNFLWHARRRNVPVALVNARISDRSFPRYRRFGFLFRDLFRGLAAVTTQSPRDASRLVQLGCRSESVHPVGSLKFEPPPATQSRPVDVPRILRHAGAPEGAPILLAGSTHEGEEALLAGIFRRLRTRHPTLYLVLVPRHFERSRSIGGQLDRRGVRYMVRSEITFTDAPKPGSADCLLVNSTGELAQFYPHATVVFIGKSLIGRGGQNPIEPAAAGRPIVCGPHMGNFPDILPRFLEAEAIRQVPDPAGLEQTLDELLSDATARETLGRRAREVVSANRGALDRTLAMIGRILEEKGLSDYAATSLPGR
- the ilvD gene encoding dihydroxy-acid dehydratase, translated to MKKKSVRRPKSLERAWSSIVLDGIERAPSRGMLYGTGYQREDFKKSQIGVASTWSMVTPCNMHIDQLAVSVAQGINEAGGKAVVFNTITISDGISMGTEGMKYSMVSREVIADSIETVVGCQGFDGFVTLGGCDKNMPGCVMAMARLNRPSVFVYGGTILPGRHQGEDVDIVSIFEAVGRNAAGVYGPKEVESIAETAIPGAGACGGMYTANTMASAIEALGLSLPNSSAQAALSDDKTRDCERAGAAVLSLLRRGIRPSDILSREAFENAMTLVIALGGSTNAVLHLIAAAHTAGVKLTLDDWTRVGRRVPVLADLKPSGRYVMARLVEIGGTVPLMKMLLDEKLLHGDCLTVTGKTMRENLRGAPRYPKGQDIIRSFDQPIKPTSHLVIFRGNLCPGGAVGKISGKEGLRFEGRAIVFEREEDALRGILDGKVRKGHVIIIRGEGPRGGPGMREMLSPTGAIMGKGLGKDVALITDGRFSGGSHGFVIGHVTPEAFDGGPIAVVRKGDPITIDAESREITLGIPARDLKARLARWKQPRPRYTRGVLAKYAALVSSASEGAVTDGRL
- a CDS encoding RNA polymerase sigma factor RpoD/SigA, with amino-acid sequence MKSPSPRGPRHAADRPVEVPKQSGSGKRPSRDATRRGRETAAVGSGKETERASIQGATADGDDGGNGTPAAPRKAVSAGRRDSYDGDTAYRLYLREIGEVALLTPAEEIELAARIKAGDRKARDHMIKANLRLVVKIAHDYERYGLPLLDLINEGNIGLMKAVERFDPAKGGKLSTYAAWWIKQAIKRALANQGKTIRLPVHLVDKIARMRRVSAQLEDLFGREPTDEELGEEMGITAARVAQWRSAAIRPAQLDAPIGDDEANALRDIVADEKQATPYRELEDKTVREMLEKMIVTLDVREQSILRQRFGYDGGEGKTLEEIGVQYGVTRERIRQIEAVALRKLRRMIEKLERSTKAPK
- a CDS encoding DUF2179 domain-containing protein, which encodes MDALLQGSDSWWYTWVVIPIAIMLARMADQSLGTLRVVFVAKGNKYLAPLVGFFESIIWLLAVSQILKHIDNPVCTIAYGTGFALGNYLGMTLEEKISIGRVIVRVVCTRNAEPLIAALREREFGLTVVDGSGSKGSVKMLFSVIDRSDLNDLVALINRWNPNAFYSVEEVKVAREGVFRPGAGRLAMLGLGLRKMK